The genomic DNA TAAAAGGGATTCTCAATATGGATTATGGAAATGGGTGGATCGATACCAAAGTTCTCTAGTTTGGATAAGGAAGCAAGCGATTGTTTAGCTCTTGAACGTTGGTCGTAAACTTCAAAATATCCTTTTTTAACTGGTTTTTTTCCAGATAACCAAGTCTTCTGGCAAGAAAATAAAATTCTTCGGTGTCAGTGGAAGGAACAGTCAAATCCCGTGTATTTCCGCGAACGACCCTGAGACTATCAATTAACAATCTAAGGGAAACCAGTGCATTTGTAAGCGTTTCCTCTTCTTGTTTCGTGATAATGCCAGTCTCATGTAGCTTTAATATTGCCTGACGTGTATTTTGTAACTTTAATTCTGGTTTTGCCTTGCCATGTGTAATTTGAAGGCCTTGAACCAGGTACTCCAAATCAACCAAACAACCCGGACTGAATTTCGCGTTCAAAGTCCCACCAGTTACCAATTGCCGGATTTGACGTTCCCGCATTGCACGCATAGAAATTACATCAAATGGCTCATCAGTATAAAGGATCTTGTCACGAAGCTCAACAATCCCTTTGCCAAAATTTGGGTCGCCAGCTATGGGGCGTAATTTAACTAGTGCTTGACGTTCGTAATTCCAGGCAGGTCCATCCGGATCAAAATATTTTTGGAACGCATCTTTTGTTACTGAAAATCGTCCTGCCTTGCCATAAGGCCGCATACGCATATCTATTTCAAATACACCTGCACGTTTGGCATGTATCGAATTTCTGACTTCATGAACCAATGCTTCAAAATATTCAGCATTTGTAATTGAATTTGGACCTATTGTTTTGCCTTTTCCTTCATAAATAAACATCAACTCTATATCCGATGCAAATCCCATTTCTCGCCCACCAAATTTACCTAATGCGAATAACGTTATCGGGCTTCTTTTACTGCCAACTACCGGCATTCCATATTTCTCAACGAGGTGTTTTTCACAAAAGGCGAATGCAGTTTCAACGATTACTTCGGCAAGATCGGAAAGCTCTGCGGAAAATTGACCGAATTCGGTAATATATCCTTGAATGTGGCGCATATCGATGCGAAACATCTCACGGTCTTTAAATTCATTTAATTTCAGTACAGTCTCGCTTTCATCAGATATTTTGTTTAGAGCCATATTTAGTTCTTTTCTCAAATCCGCTTTTGATTTTACGGTAGAAAGGGCTTCTAAATCCTTAAGGACTGGAAACAAATTGTGATGCTGCAACCTGAGAAAATCAGTCCAAAGAAAATCACTCACGCCAAAAAGTTTTGCAAGTGCATCCATTACATCCGGTTTTTGGATAAAAACCAGCTCATTCATCCAATTACTCTGCTGAAAAAGTTGCTCGATGAATTCACGAAAATGCAATAATGCAGATTCTGGGTTGGGTGCATTTGGCAACAAGCGAACAAAGTGTTTTACCAACGTAGTTGCGATTCGCAATTCCCGCTGTTTTGAGGGTTCTGTGATTTTTTGACCTTGTATATCAGTAACGAAAATGGTATCATGCAAACGATCTTCAATAGAGCTGATCATAACCCGCCAAATGAATATTCCATTCAAAGTTAGAGCGTTTGTTAATTCATATAAAAATCCGATTGTATCCGAAGCATCAATCCTTAGAATCGTATGATGTTCGGAGGCTGTATTATCAATATCAATTAATATCGGTTGCATTGAAGTTGTTACCTCTGTGGTTGTTTGACGTAGCGTGTTCGCAACACGCTTAGCCAATTCGCCTTGCACTTCCTTACTTTGTTTTGCGCGTATCTTACGCAAAAAATCCACAAGCTCGGTCTCATAGTTTTGCCAAATTTCTTCAGAAACATGTTTTTGAGTTTGAGTAATTCGAAACACATCTACAATTTTTCGCAGGGAACCTTTTTCCACATTAGAATGGGATATTCTCTTGCGTCTTCTTCGGCTACCCGGTTGTTTGGCGCCGGTCGAATCTACTGATTCATAGGTGAAAATTTGGCCGCTTTGTATATTGAATCCATAAATGAAGAGCAATCCACATATGACGGATAAAGCACCTAAATAATCATAACCGACAATGACGAGCTGCCAGGAATGATCCGTTAAAGAAGTTGCTTCAATTTTTGCCAATGTATTCTCATCGAGAAACTGAATTAGTTTTTCATGTTTTTCAATTTCCTCGTTTGAAAATATTTCTCGGTAAGAAGCATTCATTCTGGAAACATGTTTACTTAAATCATTCTCAATCCCGTGAATATTAGAAGGTAACTGACCTAATCGAACCTGTTTAGGAATCTTGGAACCGCCAAGGTACTCTTCATAGATTTCTCGGATTGCTCTACTATGTTCCTGATAACGAGCCATGAAGTTTTTACCGGCATTTTTTCCCGAAAATGCAAGTCTATTGGCAAGATAAGTAATATCATCAGCTTTGGATGGAATAAGATGAGTTTGGCGATAATGCATCAATTGCAAATGGTGTTCAATAATACGCAGAAAAGTATATCCGTCTGTTAAGATTCTAAATTGCTCTACTGGTAAGAGATCACATGCGCGCAAACGAGCCAAAGCATCAATAGTGTTGCGACTGCGTATTTCGGGTCGATTGGCACCATGAATAAGCTGGAGGTATTGCGTTAGAAATTCAATATCACGGATGGAACCTTCTCCATGCTTAACTTCCCGTTGGTTTTCACCTCGTATGCGCAAATTTGCTTCAACACTTTTTTTCATTAGGCTAACTTCAGCCCGCACATTATGATTGGCTACATCGAAAACCAAAGGTTGAATTCGATTCAAAAATTCTATGCCAACTCTTTCTTCGCCTGAAATAACCCTGGTTTTCAATAGAGCCTGTTTTTCCCATAACCGGGCCGTCGTTTCAATATATTTAAAATGATCCTCCAAAGATGAAATAAGAGGTCCATCACGGCCCCATGGGCGAAGACGCATGTCCACACGGTATAAAAATCCTTCACCGGTAGCTTTTGAAAGTGAATTGATTAAACTTTCACCAAGTTTGCGATAGGCTATTGGGATGGATTCAACGATAAACAACAAATCAATATCGGAACTGTAATTTAATTCTTGTCCCCCAAGTTTTCCCATTGCAAGAACAGCAAATCCTTGCGGATCGATTTGAGTTTTTTCAGCGGCGATCTCAAGACATGCACGTACCAAACTATCTGCAAGGTTAGAAATTTGCAAAGTAACCGTTTGAAAATCTAAAAGCCCCATTAAGTCACTGGCGCCAATGCGAAGCAATTCTTTCTTTTGATATTTTCTCAAATTATCCAGTTTTTCAGATATGTGTTCGGTAAATTGAATTGACTTTATGGATTCGGCATAAAATTGATGAACGGTTTTAGTCTGGGCTAGCTGTTTACGATCTTTTAACTGTTCGAAATATTCGGGGTGTCGAAACAAAATTTCTGAAAGGAATTGGCTGCCGGCAAAAAGCGTAATTAAAATTTCTACCATACGAGGTTCGTGGTTCAGATACTGAAGCAAGGCCGACTTATCTGAAGCTCCATCCAGGAATTGTTCAAAATTGATTAATGTCTGATTGGGATTAGCTGCTTTGGAAATGACCTCCAAGAGAAATGGGTACAATTGATTAAGATTGGGAATCAACTCATCGGTTTCAGCCATTCGTAAAAGACTTCGATGGGCAGCCTGCCAATCTTTAAAGTTCAAACTTTGTAAAAAGTTAGAAATTTGTTCCGGGTTTAGCTGTTCCCGTAACAGAAGGTCTATTTTTTTATAATCTATTAAAGTGGTCACAAAAGGGTCCGACAAAAAATCAACAAAATAAGTATAGCTAAATCTATAAATTATTTTGTTTACAGCAAATTTGTAAGCTCACAAAATAAGTTGAAAGATTTAATTTATATTATTCTTGAATTCGGTAAAAAAAAACGCCCGGCGATTGTCTCATCGTCCAGGCGCTTTTAATTTGATTCAATCTTCTTAAATATCGTAATACAAAGCGAATTCATACGGATGTGGCCGCAACCGCATCGCATCCACTTCGTTTACTCTTTTGTAAGAGATCCATGTTTCAATTACATCACTGGTGAAAACATCACCCTTCAGAAGAAAATCATGATCTTTTTCCAAGCTTTCCAAAGCCTCATCCAATGAAGCAGGCGTGGATGGGATTTCTGCCAATTCTTCCGGAGCCAATTCATAAATATCCTTATCCAACGGTTCACCAGGGTGGATCTTATTGGTAATGCCATCCAAACCGGCCATTAGCATGGCGCTAAAAGCTAAATAAGGATTACAAGATGGGTCCGGCCAACGGCATTCTACTCGTTTGGATTTTGGATTATCGGAATAAACTGGAATTCTGCATGCAGCGCTACGATTTCTCATTGAATACGCCAGGTTAACCGGGGCTTCATAACCGGGTACCAATCTCTTAAAAGAATTGGTTGTTGGATTGGTTATAGCGACAAGAGCCGGCGCATGTTTTAATAAACCACCCATAAAAAACATGGCTATTTCACTGAGGCCTGCATAACCGGAACCGGCGAATAGCGGAGTTCCTTCTTTCCACAAACTTATGTGGGTATGCATCCCGCTACCATTATCACCAAAAAGCGGTTTCGGCATGAAAGTAGCGGTTTTACCATGCTTCCGTGCAGTATTTTTGACAATGTATTTAAACAACAGCATCCCATCAGCCATACTTACCAAAGGCCCATACTTCAAATCGATTTCTGCCTGTCCACCTGTGGCAACTTCATGATGGTGGCATTCCACATCCAGCCCGCTCTCGATCATGGTTAGTATCATTTCACTACGAATATCATGAAACGCATCGCTAGGCGGAACTGGAAAATATCCTTCTTTGTAGCGTGGTTTATAGCCAAGATTTGGATTTTCCTCTTTTCCTGAATTCCAACGGCCTTCCACGGAATCAATAAAATAATAGCTAGAATTGGCGGTTTGGTCAAACCGAATATCGTCAAAAATGAAGAATTCTGCTTCCGGGCCTAAGTAAGCTATATCTGCTATACCTGTAGATTTCAAAAATGCTTCAGCTTTTTGGGCAATATTACGCGGGCACCGGGTGTATTTTTCTTTAGTTAGAGGGTCATGGACATCACAAACCAAACTTAAAGTCGTTGGCTGCATGAATGGATCTATAATAGCAGTGTTTGGATCTGGAATGACAATCATGTCACTTTCATTGACCGCCTGCCAACCCCGGATACTGGAACCGTCAAACCCGAATCCTTCGGTAAATAAATCATCTGTTAATGTGGAAATGGGAGCAGAAAAGTGCTGCCATAAACCCGGGAAATCCATAAACTTTAAGTCTAGAATTTTTGCATCCTTATCTTTAGCCATTTGCAGGACATCCGCAATAGATTTAGCCATGTTCTTACCTCCTGTAAATTTTAATGTTTATTAATTGATAAATGGTTAAGTGGTTAACAGTTTATTATCTTATATCTCCAAATAAATTTAAATTGAGTAAAAATGCAAATTGTATGCCATCCACAACCCAAAATAAATTTCTTAGTTTAGATCTGGTTATATGTATTTTAAAATCAATAAGTTAAAATTTTCTATGATCGATTTTCATATTAAACTTTGGAAATATTTTATGCCTTAAATACAACAGGTTGCACAAAATCGGGCAGAGGTGTTCAGAAAATGACCAGCTTTAAAAAAATTAGAACAAACTGCTATGATATTGGAGAATTGTTCTGAGATTGCAGATGATATTTTTTCATTCGGCTCCGTAATGTATTGCGATGAATACCAAGCATTTTAGTAGCTTTATTTTAACCAGGCGCCATATAATTCCGGTCTCCGATCAATTAAGAAATGTTTTTTTGCATGGGAATTAGGGATTTCATTAAGGTCAATCTCAGCATACAGAATGGCATCGTCTGAATCGGGAGCTTGTGCAATAATCCTTCCATCTGGCGCTGTAACAAAAGACTTTCCCTCGAACTCAATGCAATCTTCCTTTCCAACACGATTACAAAGTGCAGTAAAATAGCCATTTTGAAAACCTGCAACCTGAAGTTCAGATTCAAACAACCCAGGAGGCCATTCGCCTACGGAACCTGCCTGGGGGATAACGACTAATTCTGCTCCCTGTAAAGCCAAGGACCGCATATACTCAGGATAATGTCGATCATAACAAATGGCTATTCCGACTTTACCGATAGTTGTTTCAAATACCTGAGTGCCATGATTCCCTGGTGTATAATATCCTCCTTCATGAAAACAAGGCGCTTCAATTATGTGAACCATACGTGTCGTACCAAGTATGGATCCATCAGAATTAATCATCGGCGAAGAGTCAAAAGTCTCATTGCCATAGCGTTCGAATAGATTTAAAACAATAACAATACTAAACTCCTTAGCCAATTGGGAAAATATATCTGTTGTTCTTCCAGGAATGGTTTCAGCGAGTTTCGTCACATCTCCGGAAGCCGGAGTTTGGGGATAAAATCTAGAAAAGGCCAATTCTGCAAATGCGATAAGTTGAGCCCCTTCATTTGCGGCTTTCTTAGTTGAAGCCACTGCGCGATTTATATTTTCATCAATATCCAAAGAAGCATACTGTTGAATTAAAGCTAATTTGGTCATCTTTTTAATCCTATTAACTTCTTCCAAATATATATCATCAAATTACAATTATTTAAATATGGGACAAATTAATGGAATTTGCAATCACCAATTATCCTTAAAAAGGATTCATAAACTAACCCAAGTTCTCAAAAATAAATTCAACAAAATCGTTTATGAATTTTGAAAAATGTAGTACTACTAAGTTATAATAATGGCATAATGAGTTATATTAAATTGAAAATAAATATAAAAAAAAGCCCTCAAACAAGAGGGCTTTTTTAACTCTAAAATTAATTATCTATTATCAGTTTGAATCGTTTTTCTTCTTATCGCTTTTCTTAGAACCGTCGCCTTCTAAAAGTTTTCGTAATCTTTCGAGTTCTTGCTCAGCCTTTAGCCGTTCTTCTTTGATTCTTGTTAATTCTTTTTCAGCTTTTTCAGTTTCTCTTTGCTCTCTTACAATCTGTTCAAATACATCACGGCGTGTTTCCGCTTTCCTTACCAGAATATCTCTTTCACTTCCTTGATTATAGGAAGCTGATAGAATATTAAATTTCACACCGGTATTGATTCTCCAGGTTGGATAGGAGTCTGGTAGCTCACTAAACGGTTTGGTAACAAAATTATAGTCAGTTGCATCTTCACCTGATGTGAGGAGAAGATCGGCAGCTACATTTAATTGCACCCAATCAAACAGTTGATAGGAAACACCAGGGGTAAAATACACGAAACTTTCTCGACTATAAGCTGAAACCGGAGGCTTCTGAACAAAAAAGCTTCCATGGACCTCAGCAGATACATTCCATTTATCATATGGCTGTCCAACACCAACAGCAAAATTTAGAGAAGAAGAAGTACCTTTGTTTTCTAAACTGTCAGGAAGCAGCTTGTTTAATCCACTCCCTGAATCATTATGCAAATTAAAGCCAAGATTAAAATGGGCATTGAGTGATTCATTCGGGAAAAGAACATCACTTGCATAGCTGCTTAAACCGGTAAAACCAACTTCAAATGATCCAGCAGAGTAGGGTTCATAAAGAACATTATGACGTTCGGCAAGAGGTATTCTTGTTGTGACCAGGGCACCATATTTAAATTTACTTGCTGCAGAACCAAGAGAACCTATTTTTAATTTGAAAAATAAATCATCTGGTATATTACTATTCACAAGGGCATCATCCTGATATATGATTGGTTGAAAAGTAATTTCAACCCGATTACTCAATCCATAGGTCAACGCAAAAGAGCCTTGAACATCCCATATTGTTAATGGGCCAGACACGTATTCAATTCCTTTGCCAAAAAAACGAGAATGAAAAAAAGCATTTAAACCTCCTTTTTCCAATGTTCTCGCAGAGTGGGTATACATCAAACCTTGGCCACCAGCATGGAATTGTGCGTTCACAAGCGGCACTAATGTTATTGTAAACAACAATATAAGCAATAATGATACTTTTGATACTTTCATCACAGATCTCCTTGAATGTGATTATAGTTCGATAAATTAAGTCCTAAGTAAAATTTAAATTACTATTTGCGATTAAATGATTTGCATTATATAAAGACTCAAAAGTCCCGGCATCCGTCCACCAACCATCCAAAATGTTATAACTCATTTCCTTTAATCGGATATACGCATTGTTTACATCTGTAATTTCTAATTCACCTCGATCAGATGGATTTAGTGTTTTTATAATATCAAATACTCTTGAATCATACATATAAATACCAATTACTGCATAATTTGTCTTTGGAACTTGTGGTTTTTCAACAATGCCTATCACTTTTTCATCTTCGACTTCTGCAACACCAAATCTCTGGGGATCTACTACTTCCTTTAAGAGAATTTTCGCTCCAGATTTTTGTTCTTTAAATTCATCAACATATTGTTTTATATCTTTTTCAAGTATATTATCGCCAAGAACAACAATAACTTTATCATTATCTATAAAATATTCTGCTAAATCTAGCGCTTCGGCAATGCCGCCTTCGCCCTCCTGGTAGGTATAGTTTATATGCCTTAACCCAAATTCTTTGCCATTTCCAATTAGACGTAAAAAATCTCCTGCATTTTTACCACCGGTTACAATCAAAATATCATCAATCCCGGAACGAACCAATGTTTCGATTGGATAATATATCATTGGCTTATCATAAATTGGAAGCAGATGCTTGTTTGTGACTTTGGTAAGAGGAGAAAGTCGCGATCCTAAACCGCCTGCTAAAATTACACCCTTCATGTGATTTAATTATCTCTGAATTCTAATTATAAGATATGTTAGGTTAGCTATTATTGCTAATTGTCCTAATATTTG from candidate division KSB1 bacterium includes the following:
- a CDS encoding glutamine synthetase adenylyltransferase, producing the protein MTTLIDYKKIDLLLREQLNPEQISNFLQSLNFKDWQAAHRSLLRMAETDELIPNLNQLYPFLLEVISKAANPNQTLINFEQFLDGASDKSALLQYLNHEPRMVEILITLFAGSQFLSEILFRHPEYFEQLKDRKQLAQTKTVHQFYAESIKSIQFTEHISEKLDNLRKYQKKELLRIGASDLMGLLDFQTVTLQISNLADSLVRACLEIAAEKTQIDPQGFAVLAMGKLGGQELNYSSDIDLLFIVESIPIAYRKLGESLINSLSKATGEGFLYRVDMRLRPWGRDGPLISSLEDHFKYIETTARLWEKQALLKTRVISGEERVGIEFLNRIQPLVFDVANHNVRAEVSLMKKSVEANLRIRGENQREVKHGEGSIRDIEFLTQYLQLIHGANRPEIRSRNTIDALARLRACDLLPVEQFRILTDGYTFLRIIEHHLQLMHYRQTHLIPSKADDITYLANRLAFSGKNAGKNFMARYQEHSRAIREIYEEYLGGSKIPKQVRLGQLPSNIHGIENDLSKHVSRMNASYREIFSNEEIEKHEKLIQFLDENTLAKIEATSLTDHSWQLVIVGYDYLGALSVICGLLFIYGFNIQSGQIFTYESVDSTGAKQPGSRRRRKRISHSNVEKGSLRKIVDVFRITQTQKHVSEEIWQNYETELVDFLRKIRAKQSKEVQGELAKRVANTLRQTTTEVTTSMQPILIDIDNTASEHHTILRIDASDTIGFLYELTNALTLNGIFIWRVMISSIEDRLHDTIFVTDIQGQKITEPSKQRELRIATTLVKHFVRLLPNAPNPESALLHFREFIEQLFQQSNWMNELVFIQKPDVMDALAKLFGVSDFLWTDFLRLQHHNLFPVLKDLEALSTVKSKADLRKELNMALNKISDESETVLKLNEFKDREMFRIDMRHIQGYITEFGQFSAELSDLAEVIVETAFAFCEKHLVEKYGMPVVGSKRSPITLFALGKFGGREMGFASDIELMFIYEGKGKTIGPNSITNAEYFEALVHEVRNSIHAKRAGVFEIDMRMRPYGKAGRFSVTKDAFQKYFDPDGPAWNYERQALVKLRPIAGDPNFGKGIVELRDKILYTDEPFDVISMRAMRERQIRQLVTGGTLNAKFSPGCLVDLEYLVQGLQITHGKAKPELKLQNTRQAILKLHETGIITKQEEETLTNALVSLRLLIDSLRVVRGNTRDLTVPSTDTEEFYFLARRLGYLEKNQLKKDILKFTTNVQELNNRLLPYPN
- the glnA gene encoding type I glutamate--ammonia ligase, with product MAKSIADVLQMAKDKDAKILDLKFMDFPGLWQHFSAPISTLTDDLFTEGFGFDGSSIRGWQAVNESDMIVIPDPNTAIIDPFMQPTTLSLVCDVHDPLTKEKYTRCPRNIAQKAEAFLKSTGIADIAYLGPEAEFFIFDDIRFDQTANSSYYFIDSVEGRWNSGKEENPNLGYKPRYKEGYFPVPPSDAFHDIRSEMILTMIESGLDVECHHHEVATGGQAEIDLKYGPLVSMADGMLLFKYIVKNTARKHGKTATFMPKPLFGDNGSGMHTHISLWKEGTPLFAGSGYAGLSEIAMFFMGGLLKHAPALVAITNPTTNSFKRLVPGYEAPVNLAYSMRNRSAACRIPVYSDNPKSKRVECRWPDPSCNPYLAFSAMLMAGLDGITNKIHPGEPLDKDIYELAPEELAEIPSTPASLDEALESLEKDHDFLLKGDVFTSDVIETWISYKRVNEVDAMRLRPHPYEFALYYDI
- a CDS encoding carbon-nitrogen hydrolase family protein — its product is MTKLALIQQYASLDIDENINRAVASTKKAANEGAQLIAFAELAFSRFYPQTPASGDVTKLAETIPGRTTDIFSQLAKEFSIVIVLNLFERYGNETFDSSPMINSDGSILGTTRMVHIIEAPCFHEGGYYTPGNHGTQVFETTIGKVGIAICYDRHYPEYMRSLALQGAELVVIPQAGSVGEWPPGLFESELQVAGFQNGYFTALCNRVGKEDCIEFEGKSFVTAPDGRIIAQAPDSDDAILYAEIDLNEIPNSHAKKHFLIDRRPELYGAWLK
- a CDS encoding NTP transferase domain-containing protein; this encodes MKGVILAGGLGSRLSPLTKVTNKHLLPIYDKPMIYYPIETLVRSGIDDILIVTGGKNAGDFLRLIGNGKEFGLRHINYTYQEGEGGIAEALDLAEYFIDNDKVIVVLGDNILEKDIKQYVDEFKEQKSGAKILLKEVVDPQRFGVAEVEDEKVIGIVEKPQVPKTNYAVIGIYMYDSRVFDIIKTLNPSDRGELEITDVNNAYIRLKEMSYNILDGWWTDAGTFESLYNANHLIANSNLNFT